Proteins encoded together in one Vibrio lentus window:
- a CDS encoding glycerophosphodiester phosphodiesterase family protein, with translation MKQILKGSIALILGVSSMTAWAAAESADLGPRPLFLVNNMDESPLKTKLLSCSEGPFHRSDFSIGHRGAAMQFPEHTKESYLAAIQMGAGVVECDVTFTKDKALVCRHSQSDLHTTTDVLAHPDLAKKCSTPFTPANPATGEDAQVECRTSDFTLAEFKTLKGKMDGANPKATTVEEYMNGTPGWRTDLYSQSGTLMTHAESAALFKEHGVKVTPELKSAAVEMPFNGFSQEMYAQKLVDELKEAGFEPSEAYLQSFNLDDVKYWVKETPKFGKQAVYLDDRVYEQADFVASVENMKELHDAGVNIIAPPLFALVELGENNELVASNYAKLAKDADLEIIAWTLERSGPLAQGGGWYYQSVKDGINNDGDMMKMLDVLAQDVGVMGVFSDWPATVTYYANCMDSDA, from the coding sequence ATGAAGCAAATACTGAAAGGTTCGATTGCTCTGATACTAGGTGTGAGCTCGATGACGGCATGGGCCGCAGCAGAATCAGCCGACTTAGGTCCTCGTCCCCTCTTTTTAGTGAACAATATGGATGAGAGCCCTTTGAAAACCAAGCTGTTGAGTTGCAGTGAAGGACCTTTTCATCGTAGTGATTTTTCTATTGGACATCGCGGAGCTGCGATGCAGTTTCCTGAACACACCAAGGAATCCTACTTAGCAGCGATTCAAATGGGCGCGGGCGTCGTGGAGTGCGATGTGACTTTCACTAAAGATAAGGCGTTGGTATGTCGTCACTCGCAAAGTGATCTGCACACCACAACCGATGTTTTAGCACATCCCGATCTTGCTAAGAAGTGTTCAACACCGTTCACGCCAGCTAACCCAGCGACAGGCGAAGATGCACAGGTTGAGTGTCGTACTTCTGATTTCACGCTAGCGGAGTTTAAGACCCTGAAAGGGAAAATGGATGGTGCGAACCCAAAAGCAACCACGGTCGAAGAGTACATGAATGGCACACCTGGTTGGAGAACCGACCTTTACAGCCAAAGTGGAACACTGATGACACACGCCGAAAGTGCGGCATTGTTTAAAGAGCACGGCGTGAAGGTGACTCCTGAATTGAAATCAGCGGCGGTAGAAATGCCTTTCAATGGCTTTAGCCAAGAGATGTACGCGCAGAAGCTGGTGGATGAGCTGAAAGAGGCGGGCTTTGAGCCTTCGGAGGCTTACCTGCAGTCATTCAACTTGGATGATGTGAAGTATTGGGTTAAGGAGACGCCTAAGTTCGGCAAGCAAGCCGTTTACCTTGACGACCGTGTCTATGAGCAAGCGGACTTTGTTGCGTCTGTGGAGAACATGAAAGAGCTGCACGATGCGGGTGTGAATATCATCGCGCCACCTCTGTTTGCTTTGGTTGAGCTAGGCGAGAACAACGAATTGGTTGCGTCTAACTACGCGAAACTGGCAAAAGATGCTGATCTTGAGATTATTGCATGGACACTTGAGCGTTCAGGCCCGCTAGCGCAAGGCGGCGGTTGGTATTACCAAAGCGTGAAAGATGGTATCAACAATGATGGCGACATGATGAAAATGCTTGATGTACTGGCGCAAGATGTCGGTGTTATGGGCGTATTCAGCGATTGGCCTGCAACGGTAACTTACTACGCTAACTGCATGGACAGCGACGCTTAG
- a CDS encoding SDR family oxidoreductase: MKKLIVITGASSGIGEAIARRLSDEGHPLLLLARRVDRLEALNLPNSLSVKVDVTDKASFDAAIAQGEEKFGPVDALINNAGAMLLGQIDTQDAQEWKTMFDVNVIGLLNGMQSVLAPMMERNTGTIINISSIAGKKTFPSHAAYCGTKFAVHAISENVREEVAASNVRVTTIAPGAVETELLSHTTSQEIKDGYDSWKEGMGGVLAADDIARAVSFAYQQPQNVCIREIALAPTKQQP, from the coding sequence ATGAAAAAACTAATCGTAATTACAGGTGCAAGCTCTGGTATTGGTGAAGCAATCGCTCGTCGTCTAAGCGATGAAGGCCACCCTCTGTTACTTTTAGCTCGTCGTGTTGACCGCCTTGAAGCGCTTAACCTACCAAACTCTCTATCTGTGAAAGTAGACGTAACAGACAAAGCGTCTTTTGATGCAGCAATCGCACAAGGTGAAGAGAAATTTGGCCCTGTAGATGCGCTTATCAACAACGCTGGTGCAATGCTTCTTGGTCAAATCGATACTCAAGATGCTCAAGAGTGGAAGACAATGTTCGACGTGAACGTGATTGGTCTTCTAAACGGCATGCAGTCTGTACTTGCTCCGATGATGGAACGCAACACGGGTACTATCATCAACATCAGCTCTATCGCGGGTAAGAAAACATTCCCAAGCCACGCAGCTTACTGTGGTACTAAATTCGCGGTACACGCTATCTCTGAAAATGTTCGTGAAGAAGTGGCGGCTTCAAACGTTCGTGTTACCACTATCGCACCGGGTGCTGTAGAAACTGAACTTCTGTCTCACACAACATCTCAAGAAATCAAAGACGGTTACGACTCTTGGAAAGAAGGCATGGGCGGCGTATTGGCAGCTGACGATATCGCTCGCGCTGTATCATTCGCTTACCAACAACCACAGAACGTATGTATCCGTGAGATTGCTCTAGCACCAACTAAGCAACAGCCATAG
- the phnD gene encoding phosphate/phosphite/phosphonate ABC transporter substrate-binding protein: MKISVKGLLIASSLLLSSMAMASDCSSRGVLDDRYCDENQDLVADSPKNPDEWNDPSTLVFTYTPVEDPALYKDAFADFQAHLSKITGKRVIYYTVHSNSAQVEAMRSGRLHVAGFSTGPTGYAVNLAGYVPIAVKGDESGFQGYNLITIVRKDSGINKMSDLKGKKVAHTSASSNSGNLAPRALFPAKGLVPDEDYKVLYSGKHDQSILGVFNGDYDAAPVASDVYDRMVAAGRVDDSELKIIYRSPRFPTSAFGYAYNLKPELVEKINEAFFSYRFTPEMSASFKGADRFSPISYKEEWDVIRDIAHATGTAYTKTGLKKLAEKDAAKRAKKKAAELAKQANNG, from the coding sequence ATGAAAATCAGTGTTAAAGGACTGTTAATCGCTAGCTCATTACTACTTTCTTCAATGGCTATGGCAAGCGACTGCTCTAGTCGTGGTGTGTTAGACGATCGATACTGTGATGAAAACCAAGATTTGGTCGCCGATTCACCAAAGAACCCAGACGAGTGGAATGACCCAAGTACGCTTGTGTTTACTTACACTCCGGTAGAAGACCCTGCGTTATACAAAGATGCGTTTGCAGATTTCCAAGCTCACCTAAGTAAAATCACGGGTAAACGAGTGATTTACTACACAGTTCACTCGAACTCTGCGCAAGTAGAAGCGATGCGTTCTGGTCGACTGCACGTTGCAGGTTTCTCTACGGGCCCAACAGGCTACGCAGTTAATTTAGCAGGTTACGTTCCAATTGCGGTGAAGGGCGATGAGTCTGGTTTTCAAGGCTACAACCTAATCACAATTGTGCGTAAAGACAGCGGCATTAACAAAATGTCTGATCTGAAAGGTAAAAAGGTTGCACACACTTCTGCATCTTCCAACTCTGGCAACCTAGCTCCACGTGCGTTATTCCCAGCGAAAGGCCTAGTGCCAGATGAAGATTACAAAGTGCTTTACTCAGGTAAGCATGACCAATCGATTCTAGGCGTCTTCAATGGAGATTATGACGCAGCACCTGTGGCATCGGACGTTTATGACCGCATGGTCGCAGCAGGTCGTGTTGACGATTCTGAACTGAAGATCATCTACCGTAGCCCACGCTTCCCAACGTCTGCATTTGGGTATGCTTACAACCTAAAACCAGAACTGGTTGAGAAGATCAACGAAGCTTTCTTTAGCTACCGCTTTACACCAGAGATGAGCGCATCATTCAAAGGTGCCGACCGTTTCTCGCCAATCAGCTACAAAGAAGAGTGGGATGTGATTCGTGATATTGCTCATGCGACAGGTACGGCTTACACCAAAACTGGCCTTAAGAAGTTAGCTGAAAAAGATGCGGCTAAACGTGCAAAGAAAAAAGCCGCTGAGCTAGCAAAACAAGCAAACAACGGCTAA
- the ompW gene encoding outer membrane protein OmpW yields the protein MKKTVCGIAVIAALMSTNVLAHKEGDFIIRAGAATVSPNESSGPVAGSSSTKFSLDSNTQLGLTFGYMFTDNISFEVLAATPFSHNISATGLGEIADTKHLPPTFMVQYYFGTAESDFRPYVGGGINYTVFFDEGSKIDGLSDVSLDDSWGLAANIGMDYMINDDWFLNASVWYIDIDTTAKYNLGGTDYSTDVDIDPWVFMIGGGYNF from the coding sequence ATGAAAAAAACAGTATGTGGTATTGCGGTTATTGCGGCTCTTATGTCAACCAATGTTCTTGCTCATAAAGAAGGTGATTTCATCATCCGTGCAGGTGCAGCAACGGTATCTCCAAACGAAAGCAGTGGCCCTGTTGCTGGTAGTTCAAGCACTAAGTTCTCTTTAGATTCGAATACACAGCTTGGCTTAACATTTGGTTATATGTTTACAGATAACATCAGCTTTGAAGTATTAGCTGCAACCCCATTTTCTCACAATATTTCTGCGACTGGTCTTGGTGAAATAGCTGATACCAAACATTTACCACCAACGTTTATGGTTCAGTATTACTTTGGCACCGCAGAGAGTGACTTCCGTCCTTATGTAGGCGGCGGCATAAACTACACGGTATTCTTTGACGAAGGTTCGAAGATCGATGGATTGAGCGATGTATCACTTGATGACTCTTGGGGCTTGGCGGCTAACATCGGTATGGATTACATGATCAACGACGATTGGTTCTTGAATGCGTCAGTTTGGTATATAGATATTGATACGACGGCTAAATATAATTTGGGCGGTACTGATTACTCTACAGACGTTGATATTGACCCATGGGTATTCATGATTGGTGGTGGTTACAACTTCTAA
- a CDS encoding DUF3012 domain-containing protein: MKKVTLILFLATQLMACTEVGSEAWCADMKEKPKGDWTANEAGDFAKHCIF, from the coding sequence ATGAAGAAAGTCACGTTGATACTTTTCCTAGCCACTCAGTTAATGGCTTGTACCGAAGTTGGCAGTGAAGCTTGGTGTGCGGATATGAAAGAGAAGCCTAAAGGTGACTGGACCGCTAATGAAGCCGGTGATTTTGCCAAGCATTGTATTTTCTAA
- the phnE gene encoding phosphonate ABC transporter, permease protein PhnE, producing the protein MAGLNPSSSPSVSSSTSPAKYENPFKTSWTNRAIIAAIIGYLFYSFATLGLTFDRLVIGFGESERLLSRMFPPDFSRTNLLLSGLAESLQIAIISSFFGIVISLFIGLLAARNMMPSIVSTPIRGFIALCRSFHPVIIAILFVKAVGFGALAGILTLVFASIGFIAKLFAEAIEEISFKPVEAIKATGASFVSVILYAVMPQVFTRFIGFASYQLDSNLRNSTMVGIVGAGGLGGTLFSAFQRFDYDFVAAILITIIALILVGEFLSNIVRRIF; encoded by the coding sequence ATGGCTGGATTAAATCCAAGCTCGTCGCCAAGCGTTTCATCAAGCACATCGCCAGCGAAGTACGAAAATCCGTTCAAAACCTCATGGACTAACCGTGCCATTATCGCTGCAATCATTGGCTACTTGTTTTACAGCTTTGCGACGTTAGGGCTGACCTTTGATCGTTTGGTCATCGGTTTTGGTGAAAGTGAGCGGTTACTATCAAGAATGTTTCCGCCAGATTTTTCGCGTACTAATTTACTGCTAAGTGGCTTAGCGGAGAGCTTACAGATAGCGATCATTTCGAGTTTCTTCGGCATCGTCATCTCACTGTTTATTGGCTTACTTGCTGCAAGAAACATGATGCCTTCGATTGTATCGACACCAATTCGTGGCTTTATCGCATTGTGTCGTTCTTTCCACCCAGTGATCATCGCAATCCTATTTGTGAAAGCGGTGGGCTTTGGAGCTCTGGCGGGGATCCTGACTTTGGTATTTGCATCCATTGGTTTCATCGCCAAGTTGTTTGCAGAAGCGATTGAAGAGATCTCTTTTAAACCGGTTGAAGCGATTAAAGCGACGGGGGCGAGCTTTGTCAGCGTCATCCTGTACGCGGTGATGCCTCAGGTATTTACTCGTTTCATAGGCTTTGCAAGCTACCAATTGGACTCAAACTTACGTAACTCAACCATGGTTGGCATCGTGGGTGCGGGTGGTCTTGGCGGTACGCTTTTCTCGGCATTCCAACGTTTTGATTACGACTTCGTTGCCGCTATTTTGATCACCATCATCGCACTGATTCTTGTCGGTGAATTTCTTTCCAATATTGTTAGGAGAATCTTCTAA
- the phnC gene encoding phosphonate ABC transporter ATP-binding protein yields MAVASYEGIKINNLFHEYVAGKPILKGINIDIDEPGIIAIIGPSGTGKSTLLRCINRLNDPSQGEIIFDGADLTQLKGQALRKQRRHIGMVFQEYNLVERLTVIENVLSGRLGYMTAWNAWRRNYSPQDLAKAFELLEFVGLQDFANQRADSLSGGQRQRVGIARAVMQDPYILLADEPTSSLDPKTAVEIMELMETFAEQKNIPVLVNIHDVNLAKRYAKRIIGMCNGKVHYDGSPEGISEEDLKIIYGGESWLD; encoded by the coding sequence ATGGCCGTAGCAAGCTATGAAGGAATAAAGATAAACAACCTTTTCCACGAATATGTGGCAGGCAAGCCAATCCTTAAAGGCATTAATATTGATATCGATGAGCCAGGCATCATCGCGATCATTGGTCCATCTGGTACCGGTAAAAGTACGCTTCTGCGCTGTATCAACCGCCTCAACGATCCAAGCCAAGGCGAAATCATTTTTGATGGCGCAGACCTGACTCAATTAAAAGGCCAAGCGCTACGTAAACAGCGTCGACACATCGGCATGGTGTTTCAAGAATATAACCTCGTGGAACGTTTAACGGTTATCGAGAACGTGTTGAGTGGCCGTTTAGGCTACATGACGGCTTGGAATGCGTGGCGTCGTAACTATTCTCCACAAGATTTAGCAAAAGCGTTCGAGTTACTTGAATTTGTTGGCCTACAAGACTTTGCTAACCAACGTGCCGACAGTTTGTCAGGTGGCCAAAGACAGCGTGTCGGTATCGCTCGCGCCGTTATGCAAGACCCATATATCTTATTGGCGGATGAACCAACGTCATCACTCGACCCAAAAACCGCGGTTGAGATCATGGAGTTGATGGAGACATTCGCAGAACAGAAAAACATTCCCGTGTTGGTGAATATCCATGATGTGAACTTGGCCAAGCGTTATGCCAAGCGCATCATCGGCATGTGTAATGGCAAGGTGCATTACGATGGCAGCCCTGAAGGTATTTCAGAAGAAGACCTAAAAATCATTTATGGGGGTGAGTCATGGCTGGATTAA
- the phnE gene encoding phosphonate ABC transporter, permease protein PhnE has product MTTASIDREWQRFTPNERVARFAVYLSLVCAIVWSWQTVEVIPEFLYDAPAQFADMFERMVPMDYAFYPESIHAAMIETLHIATLGTLFTLVFAIPLALMNAPNITPNKALNWIAQFFLVSSRSVNSLVWALLFIALFGPGVLAGIMAIAIRSIGFVGKLLAEAIAEVNMGPIEALRATGASWMSVLLKGYWPQVMPAFYSIVLFRWDINVRESAVLGLVGAGGIGVVLNDAQNLFEWQKVSMVLVSIFAVVIVAEAVVIQIRNKLI; this is encoded by the coding sequence ATGACAACTGCATCTATCGATAGAGAGTGGCAGCGCTTTACACCCAACGAACGCGTGGCTCGATTTGCTGTTTACCTGAGCTTAGTGTGTGCGATTGTTTGGTCTTGGCAAACCGTTGAAGTGATTCCTGAGTTTCTATACGACGCACCAGCCCAGTTTGCTGACATGTTCGAACGAATGGTACCAATGGACTACGCGTTCTATCCTGAGTCGATTCACGCAGCGATGATTGAGACACTGCACATCGCGACGTTAGGTACCTTGTTTACCTTGGTATTTGCTATCCCTTTGGCGCTGATGAACGCGCCAAATATCACTCCGAATAAAGCCTTGAACTGGATTGCTCAATTCTTTCTCGTGTCTTCACGTTCTGTGAACTCATTGGTTTGGGCATTGCTGTTCATCGCACTTTTTGGCCCCGGTGTTCTCGCAGGCATCATGGCGATTGCCATTCGTAGTATCGGCTTTGTAGGGAAGCTGTTAGCGGAAGCAATTGCCGAAGTGAACATGGGGCCTATTGAAGCTTTACGCGCGACAGGCGCTTCTTGGATGAGCGTTTTACTTAAAGGTTATTGGCCACAAGTGATGCCAGCGTTCTATTCCATCGTGTTATTCCGTTGGGACATCAATGTACGTGAATCTGCGGTACTGGGTTTGGTGGGTGCTGGTGGTATTGGCGTGGTGCTAAACGATGCGCAGAACCTTTTTGAATGGCAAAAAGTTTCGATGGTATTAGTGAGTATCTTCGCAGTGGTTATCGTTGCAGAAGCGGTGGTGATCCAAATCCGTAATAAACTCATATAG
- the glgC gene encoding glucose-1-phosphate adenylyltransferase: MQDTLTIVLAGGVGSRLSPLTDNRAKPAVPFGGKYRIIDFTLANCLHSGLRQILVLTQYKSHSLQKHLRDGWSVLNPELGEYITNVPPQMRTGDSWYSGTADAIYQNLYLLSRSEAKHVVVLSGDHIYRMDYAPMLKQHKQNEADLTVACMEVSIDEAKEFGVMEIDETLQINNFTEKPRYPACVPGRPTRSMASMGIYIFDKEVLTLALLADAEDPDSSHDFGKDIIPKLVGNNSVYAHKFGDEEGRVTQDAYWRDVGTIDSYYQSNMDLLKPASPIDLYQPDWAIRTYDPQLPPARTIASVEGNQGIFINSMIANGVVIEGGSAQNSIFFPKVKVSNAAIVIDSILFEDVEIGRHCHIQNCIIDKNVKVPDGTQIGVDSLADAKRFHISKQGVIVVPSSYEFNES, translated from the coding sequence ATGCAAGACACTCTAACAATCGTTCTGGCCGGCGGTGTTGGCTCTCGGCTTTCTCCCCTCACCGATAACCGTGCAAAACCTGCGGTACCCTTTGGTGGCAAATATCGAATAATCGATTTCACACTCGCGAACTGCCTACATTCTGGGCTTCGCCAAATTTTGGTGCTGACTCAGTACAAGTCGCACTCTTTGCAAAAACATTTAAGGGATGGTTGGTCAGTGCTTAACCCCGAGCTCGGCGAATACATCACCAATGTTCCCCCACAAATGCGAACGGGTGATAGCTGGTACAGCGGGACGGCTGATGCGATTTATCAAAACTTGTATTTACTGTCTCGCAGTGAAGCTAAACATGTGGTGGTGTTGTCTGGCGACCATATCTATCGCATGGATTACGCCCCAATGCTCAAGCAACACAAGCAGAATGAAGCCGATTTAACGGTAGCGTGCATGGAGGTTTCGATTGATGAAGCCAAAGAATTTGGTGTGATGGAGATAGACGAAACTCTGCAGATCAATAACTTTACCGAGAAGCCTCGTTACCCTGCGTGCGTACCCGGTAGGCCCACTCGAAGCATGGCTTCAATGGGGATTTACATCTTTGATAAGGAAGTACTGACACTGGCATTATTGGCAGACGCAGAAGATCCAGACTCAAGCCACGATTTTGGTAAAGACATTATTCCCAAGTTGGTCGGCAACAACAGCGTTTACGCACATAAGTTTGGTGATGAAGAAGGACGCGTAACACAAGATGCTTACTGGAGAGATGTGGGTACAATCGACTCATATTACCAATCGAATATGGACTTGTTGAAACCAGCCTCGCCTATTGATTTATACCAACCGGATTGGGCGATTCGCACCTATGATCCGCAACTTCCGCCAGCACGAACCATCGCTTCGGTAGAAGGAAACCAAGGGATATTCATCAACTCGATGATCGCGAATGGGGTGGTGATTGAAGGTGGTTCAGCGCAAAACTCTATCTTCTTCCCTAAGGTAAAAGTCAGCAATGCCGCGATTGTGATTGATAGTATTCTGTTTGAGGACGTTGAGATTGGGCGACACTGCCATATTCAGAACTGCATCATCGATAAGAACGTTAAGGTGCCAGATGGAACCCAGATCGGTGTCGATAGCCTTGCTGATGCGAAACGCTTCCACATATCAAAACAAGGCGTGATTGTGGTGCCGTCTTCTTACGAGTTTAATGAGTCTTAA
- a CDS encoding choice-of-anchor I family protein: MNRKFNKLTLLLPIAVSSALAGCSQSTSTTAASSQTSLDAFSLQCQSIQQPNKTDAAVTGISLVGRAIADAPFDTSAAEIVSYDSCTDKLYVVNAQAQKVDVLSMDADSAPTSEGSIDLQSAAAASGIDIGAANSVSTHQGLVAVAIENADKQQNGIIALYRSDTLELITTYTAGALPDMVSFSKDGRYIASANEGEPNSDYSIDPEGSVTLVDLTNGPLHAKVTQIDFKAFNQGQSRHAELTDKVRISAPNATVAQDLEPEYLTFADNGKLYVALQENNALAAIDVASAEVDAILGLGGKPWDTTQLDASNKDKNIGNLQSYAMLEGLYMPDSITSYSVDGNTYIVTANEGDGREYGIKTTQEMCDEKGFEWDGDDYKGTENYTTEKDFCIAYVDEVRGKKLDVDANHPLAGALKDNNQLARLKVIKPQGTLAADQKVQAFGSRSFSIWNESGELVFDSGDDFARIVLEQDPANFNSTNDNNQSGDDRSDDKGVEPEAIEVAEINGKQYAFIGLERQGGIMVYDVTQPKSASFISYLNNRDFTQPVCTKVDEDGDCDNDTYNSKAGDLGPESIKYFTRSGNHFIAVGNEVSGSTSVYRVEF; this comes from the coding sequence ATGAATCGTAAATTTAATAAGCTGACTTTATTACTGCCTATCGCGGTAAGCTCTGCTCTGGCTGGATGCTCTCAGTCAACTTCAACGACTGCAGCATCATCTCAAACATCGCTTGATGCTTTTAGCCTTCAATGCCAATCCATCCAACAACCGAACAAAACAGATGCTGCTGTGACCGGGATTAGTCTGGTTGGTCGTGCTATTGCTGACGCCCCGTTTGATACTTCTGCAGCCGAAATCGTCAGCTACGATTCATGTACCGATAAGCTTTATGTGGTAAACGCTCAAGCACAGAAAGTTGATGTGCTATCGATGGACGCTGACAGCGCCCCAACATCTGAAGGCTCTATCGATCTTCAATCAGCAGCCGCAGCTTCTGGTATTGATATCGGTGCAGCAAACAGTGTGTCTACTCATCAAGGCCTGGTTGCGGTCGCGATTGAAAACGCCGACAAACAACAAAACGGCATTATTGCGCTGTATCGCTCAGACACACTAGAGCTGATCACCACTTACACTGCTGGTGCATTGCCAGACATGGTGAGCTTTTCGAAAGACGGCCGTTACATAGCATCAGCAAACGAAGGCGAGCCGAATTCGGATTACAGCATTGATCCTGAAGGCTCAGTCACACTGGTTGATTTAACCAACGGTCCTCTGCACGCGAAAGTGACTCAAATTGATTTTAAGGCATTCAATCAAGGGCAGTCTCGCCATGCAGAGCTAACCGACAAGGTTCGAATCTCGGCGCCTAATGCAACCGTTGCTCAAGATCTAGAACCTGAATATCTGACGTTTGCTGATAACGGAAAACTCTACGTAGCCCTTCAAGAGAATAATGCATTAGCAGCGATTGACGTGGCGAGTGCAGAAGTGGATGCGATTCTGGGACTAGGCGGCAAACCTTGGGATACCACTCAGTTGGATGCGTCAAACAAAGACAAAAACATCGGTAACCTACAAAGTTACGCAATGCTAGAAGGCCTTTATATGCCAGATAGCATTACCAGTTACAGTGTTGATGGCAACACTTACATCGTGACGGCGAATGAAGGTGACGGCCGTGAGTATGGCATCAAGACCACACAAGAAATGTGTGACGAGAAAGGTTTTGAGTGGGATGGTGATGACTATAAAGGCACTGAAAACTACACAACAGAAAAAGACTTTTGTATCGCTTATGTCGATGAAGTGCGCGGCAAGAAGTTAGACGTTGATGCTAACCACCCATTGGCAGGCGCACTCAAAGACAATAATCAATTGGCTCGCCTTAAGGTGATTAAGCCACAAGGGACACTTGCCGCCGACCAAAAGGTTCAAGCATTTGGTAGTCGCTCTTTCTCTATCTGGAATGAGTCAGGTGAGCTAGTGTTTGATAGCGGTGATGATTTTGCTCGAATCGTTCTTGAGCAAGATCCTGCAAACTTCAACAGCACCAACGATAACAACCAAAGTGGTGATGATCGCAGTGATGATAAAGGGGTTGAGCCTGAAGCCATTGAAGTGGCTGAGATCAATGGCAAGCAGTATGCCTTTATTGGACTTGAGCGCCAAGGTGGCATCATGGTTTACGACGTAACGCAGCCTAAGAGTGCAAGTTTCATCAGCTATCTAAACAACCGCGATTTTACACAACCAGTGTGCACCAAGGTTGATGAAGATGGTGATTGCGACAACGATACGTACAACTCGAAAGCGGGTGACCTAGGCCCAGAGTCAATCAAGTATTTCACTCGTTCTGGCAACCACTTTATTGCGGTTGGCAACGAAGTGAGTGGCAGCACGTCAGTTTACCGCGTTGAATTTTAA
- the hpf gene encoding ribosome hibernation-promoting factor, HPF/YfiA family → MKINVQTHHVSINDESRKDIEGKFEKISNHFPSLISCDIIITKEHGQHQVEVFTNYEGVRVTAKSTDDVMYPAIAAALKKLEAGLSNRKGQLKSDLHEKPTSTKPEIASDIIQEMKLV, encoded by the coding sequence ATGAAAATAAATGTTCAAACACATCATGTATCAATTAACGACGAGTCACGCAAAGACATCGAAGGTAAATTCGAGAAGATATCTAACCATTTCCCATCACTGATTAGCTGCGACATCATCATTACTAAAGAACACGGTCAACATCAGGTTGAAGTATTCACAAACTACGAAGGTGTACGAGTAACAGCAAAATCTACAGACGATGTTATGTACCCAGCTATCGCTGCAGCGCTTAAGAAACTTGAAGCAGGCCTAAGTAACCGTAAGGGACAGTTGAAATCGGATCTACACGAGAAGCCAACCAGCACGAAGCCAGAAATCGCTTCAGATATCATCCAAGAGATGAAGTTGGTATAA